In Anthocerotibacter panamensis C109, the sequence GTCGAAGCTGCTCCTAAGGCTGTCAAGGAAGCTGTCACCAAGGATGAAGCCGAGAAGATCAAGGCCGAACTGGAAAAAGAAGGGGCCAAAATCACCATCAAGTAACAGCCCTGACTGTTTATTTAAATGTTTAAAAGCAGGATGGTCCTTGGACTGTCCTGCTTTTACGATCTGAGTGAAAATACGTGCGTTCAGTTATAGACTGGGCGTTGGATTCCTACCGCTATCCATGCGCCACAGGCCATCATTCTGAAAGCATGAGCTTCCAGGGGGCATCCCCAGCCCTGTCGGGTCAAGGACGGGTAAACCATCCTGCCCAGCCCATAAGTACACCTTGCAGCGGCAGGCGCAACCAGAACAGGAGCGGGTCGCAGGGGAGCCCATCCAGACAGATCCGGTTAACTGCCATATTGATGTTGGCCGGGAAGACCGCGATGAATAGAGCAATCAAGCCCCAAGCTGCCGCCTGACGCAGCGGCGCAAAGAAAAGCCCAAGCCCGCCCAGGATTTCAAAGAATCCGCTGATATAGACCAAGGCCAATGGTTCCGGCAAAATAGCGGGCACAATGCGTACAAAGGGCATGGGTGTGACAAAGTGTAGCGTCCCAGCCGTGATGATAAAAGCAGACAGTAAGAAGCGAAGCGGGGTTTTGAAACGGT encodes:
- a CDS encoding DoxX family protein — translated: MNRFKTPLRFLLSAFIITAGTLHFVTPMPFVRIVPAILPEPLALVYISGFFEILGGLGLFFAPLRQAAAWGLIALFIAVFPANINMAVNRICLDGLPCDPLLFWLRLPLQGVLMGWAGWFTRP